Below is a window of Pseudomonadota bacterium DNA.
GCGGTGAAATTGGTAGTGATCTTGAGGGAATGGGATTTGAACCATTGACCTTTTGCTCCCATTGAAGAAGTACTGATATAATATCTTTTAAATATATCAAGATGCTGCTAAGCTTAAATACAAATAAGACGTGGTCAATTGGTGGTCATTTTCAACGTTTTATGCTACGATTTTAACAAATTGTGCAACCTATAACCATTAATAATACTTAATATAATGGTCGGGATGACTGGATTTGAACCAGCGGCCTCTTGCTCCCGAAGCAAGCGCTCTACACCGAGCTGAGCTACATCCCGTGGAAGAATAAGGATAGCAGAGTTATGGAAAAATTTCCATTGATTTTTCACATAATACATGATACGAATTCAAACTTTTTAGAGGAGGTTAACAATGGCAGAAAAGAGACCAATAATGATTACTGATCTTACCTTGAGAGATGGCCATCAGTCACTATTTGCAACAAGGATGAAGACAGAGGATATGCTCCCCATCGCTGAAAAAATGGACAGCATAGGGTTCTACTCCATGGAGGTTTGGGGAGGTGCAACCTTTGATGTAATGACACGTTTTTTAAATGAAGACCCCTGGGAAAGGGTAAGGCTTCTGAAGGCAAAGATGCCCAACACTAAGTTTCAGATGCTGCTTCGAGGGCAAAACCTTGTCGGATACAGAAACTATGCGGATGACGTGGTAGAGGCATTTGTTGAGAAATCAGCCGAAGTAGGTATTGACATATTCAGGGTGTTCGATGCACTGAATGACGAGAGAAACTTTATTGCAGCTTTCAAAGCGATAAAAAAATGCGGCAAGCATATACAGGGCACCCTTTCTTACTCGTTAACCGAAAAAAGGCTCGGAGGTCCCATATTTAATATTGATTACTTTGTCGGCAAGGCAAAATTAATTGAAGAAATGGGCGCTGATTCCTTCTGCATAAAAGATATGGCGGGCATTATATCGCCTTACGATGCATACGAACTTGTCACAGCCCTGAAAAAGAACCTGAGCATACCGGTGCATCTCCACACACATTATACCAGTGGTATGGCTTCCATGTCTTTACTGAAGGCAATTGAGGCAGGAGCCGACGGTATTGATACATGCCTTGCCCCCTTTGGATTGCGTTCTTCCCACTCGGCAGTGGAACCCTTTGTTGTTACACTCCTTGATACCCCTTATGACCCGAAAATGAACCTTGAATTATTGGCTGAGGTAGATGAGTACTTTGAGAGTATTATACCTGCTTACATGTCCTTCGCAGACACGACAAGATTTTCCGTGATAGACATAGGGGTACTAATGCACCAGATACCCGGCGGCATGATAAGCAACCTTGTCAGCCAGTTGAAGCAGGCAAAGGCAATCCACCGCCTGAAAGAGGTATACGAAGAAATCCCCAGGACAAGAAAGGATATGGGGTTTCCCCCTCTTGTCACACCAACAAGCCAGATTGTGGGCGTTCAGGCAGTATTCAACGTTGTAGCCGGAAGATACAAGATGATTTCCAAAGAGGTGAAGGATTACTTTTATGGCCTATATGGAAGACCACCTGCGCCGGTTGATGAAGAAATCAGAAAGAAGGCGCTGAAAGGATACGAAAAGGGTGAAACGCCCATAGATATAAGGCCGGCCGATACCCTTGAACCTGAACTTCCAAAAGCTAAAGAAGCCCTTAACGGTATAAGCGATAAGATGGAAGATATTCTGATTTATGCTTTGTACCCCATGACTGGTATGGAATTTTTGAAGAAAAAATATAAAATTCAGTAGATGTCACTTTTTTATTGACATTATTGTTTTATTTGTTTAGGAATTTCTAAAAATATTAAAAGGAGGTAAAACATGCCTACAAAAATTGATGAGGATGCCTGCACAGGATGTGGAGCGTGCGCCGAAGTATGTCCTGTCGATGCGATAACCGTTGATGATACGGCCAAGGTCGACCACGAGCTCTGTACAGAATGCGGGGCATGTGTTGAAGAGTGCCCGGTTGAAGCAATTTCACAGGAAGAATAACTTATATCTTCTTAGAAAAATCAAAAGGGATGACTTAAATAAGATAAGTCATCCCTTTTCTGTCTTCATTTTCCGGGACACCCGCGGGTACCCGGTAGCCCCCTCTATAAGCAAAAAAGCCGCCACCCGCTTGTAGGGTGACGGCTTTTAATAACACAAGTTAAGAACTTTCTTTATATGCCTTTTACTACAACTTCAGACAAATCCAATGCTTTCATGGTTTCGGACTTTTCCTTATCCTTAATGGCGTCCTCCATCATAATAAGGCAATAGGGGCATGCAGTTACAACCGTATTTGCCGATATATCAATTGCCTCATCTATCCTTAAGTGATTTATTCTTTTGTGATGTTCTTCCATCCATATTCTGCCGCCGCCGCCGCCGCAGCAGAAGCTCCTGTCGTGGTTTCTCCCCATTTCTACAAAATTTCCCTGCTTCACTTTATCCACAACATGTCTTGCCTCGTCGAATATCCCGTTTACCCGTCCGAGGTAGCATGGATCGTGAAATGTTATAGTCCCCTCAATAGATGGATTGATTGACAGCTTGCCTTCTTTTAGCAGCTTAGAGATAAAATCAGCCTGGTGGTATACCTCAAAATTCCCTCCGATCTGGGGATATTCGTTCTTTAACGTATGATAGCAGTGAGGACAAGTGGTGATGATCTTTTTTATACCCATTTCATTGAGAAGCTCTACGTTGCCCTGTGCGATGCCAAGGTAAAGTTCTTCATTTCCGCATCTTCGAGCCGGATCTCCGCAGCAGGTCTCTTCCTGTCCCAGGATACCGAATGAAACGCCTGCTTGTTGTAATATTTTGGTAAATGCCTTTGCAACCTTTCTGTTTCTGTCGTCAAGAGAGGCAACGCATCCTACCCAATATAAATATTCCACCTCTTCCTCGCCGGCATTTTTCACTTCAAGCCCTTCAGTCCATTCGGTTCTCTGTCTCTTTCCCATACCGTAAGGATCGAGCTTCTGCTGGAGGTTCTTGAAAAGAAGTCTTGTTTCAGATGTAGTCTTGCTCAGTGTCAAGGTAAGGTATCTTCTCATCTCAATATTTTTATCAAAGGTAGGTATTGATACAGGACAATTTACCTGGCAGGCAAGACAGGCTGTGCAGGACCACAACGCTTCTTCGTCAATGACGGTATCTATTATTCCATCCTCGTTTTTTACTCCCGCTGCGGTTCGTTCCCACTCAGTCTTTAAATCCTGGATGAATTTTTTCGGTGAGAGCGGTTTTTCGCTTGCATATGCCGGGCAAAGATCCTGGCATCTGCCGCACCTTGTACACGCATCAAGGTCAAATATCTGTTTCCAGGTAAATCCTTCTATCGAATTGACGCCAAACTCCTCGGCATTTTCAAAATCCTCAATAGGGACGATTGCGCCTCTCGGATTGTCCTCAACCCCCCTGAACATCATGTTTAGAGAAGATGTGATAATATGGAGCAGCCTTGAGTATGCAATGTAAACTATGAGACCGAAGGAAAGGAGCATATGAAGATACCACATAATTGCATGTGGCATATAAGTTACGCCCTTTTCTGCACTCGGAAAAATAGATGCAACATACCATCCTATAAAACTCCAGACCTCGTATGGTTTAGGATCGGCAGCTATTCTTGCTCCTTCCACCAGAAAGCCTGTAACCAGCACAACAAGTATCCACATAAGGACAATCAGATCATCAGGCTTATTGTCAAGCCTTTCCGGCTTGGTAACATATCTTCTCCATACAGCCATAAGAATACCGATGGTTGCAAGAATGCCGGCAAGATCAGTCAAAAAGGAAAATATCAGGTAGAAATTGCCTTTTATGAATTCTACTCCAAAAATCAGCCTTACCACATCATCCTGGAGGGCAATGAGTCCTGTTGCTATAGCAAGTATAAGGAATCCCCAGAATATAAAGAAATGCATCCAGCCAGGGTATGCTTCTCTCAAAATCGATTTATGAAAAATACCATTGCTGATAAAGCAGCCAATTCTTTCTCCCAGCCTCTTTGTGAAATTGATCGGAGAAGGTTTTCCCATCTTCCACATGGCGTATCTTTTTTTTAATCCGTATATAAGAGCAATAAAGGTTATTACCATCAGGGCATAAGTAATCCATCTTGCCCCGCCACCAACATTCCAGAAAATAATCCTTCCGACCTCGTCCATATACCAGCCTCCTACGATGCTATTTTTGTACATTTTGTATTATTTTTCACAAGTGAATATAAAACAAAAAAGGATTTAAAATCAATAAAAATGTATTTTCCTGCCTGCAACAAAATGTTGTTGAGTGAAATAATGGTTTTTGCATTAAAAAATGAAAAATTATCTTGACACAAATTTGTTTATTTTGGTAAAAGATTATACAAGTATTCAATAGAATAAAGAGTAAGAATAGCTAAGAAAATAAGACGTTAATTAGGGTGGGGTAATGAGAAGGTATATCAGTATTGCAGTCTCAGTATTGTTTCTTCTTATCACAGTATCAAACAATGCGTTTTCAACCCCTACAGCAAACAATGTAAAGCAGAAAAATAATCAACAAACCGTAACGAAAAATAATCAAACATCCCCTGAAAAATCCAAGAGCCTCTCCAGTGTAAAACCAAAAAAGGCAAAAATAGGCAAGCGGTCTGTCGGAAAGCACACTAAAACTACCGGCAAGACAAGGAAAGAAATCAACAACAGCAGGCAAAACGAGATTGAAGTTACAGAGAATGACGGTGAATTTATAGAATACAGAACAAAAAAAGGCGATACCATCGATAAAATAGCAAAGATGTTCAATATTGATAAAGACGATATTCTTGAAGCAAACAATCTGACAGGCAAAAAACTATCCCCCAGGAAAGTCATACTGATACCCAAGGTAATGGAAGAAGAAAAAGATGATGAATTCATAACCCTTACAAACAAGCATTTAAAGCCATGGAAAAACAACGAAGAAAAATACATGCTTGTAAAAGTTGCAAAAAGTTTCATGGGTGCTCCCTACAAGTACGGTGGAAATAGCGTCAGAGGTCTTGACTGTTCTGCTTTCGCAAAAAAGATTTATGATATATTCGATGTCCAGATCCCAAGAAGTGCCCGGGATCAATTCAAAACGGGCATGAAAATAAATAAAGACGATCTGCTAATTGGAGATCTGGTGTTTTTCAGGACAAAGAGATACATAAAATACCCGACCCATGTGGGCATATTCATCGGCGATGGCAATTTTATCCATTCTTCATCCGGGCACAATAGAATAGGGGTAAAAATAGACTCTCTATCATCGGATTTTTATTCAAAAACTTACGTTGGTGCCGTAAGAGTAAAACAGTCGTCAGACGAGAGCGCCGAAACACCAAAAACCATTGAGAATGCATCAAACAACTCGTAATATGTGAATAAGCGCTTAATATTATTAATTATTTCTTTTCTTATCCATTTGTCAGGATACTTTTTTCTATTTTACAGAATTGAACCCCTCCAATACTTCTCTTACATCATATTATGGTGGTCTTACATAATATTTATGGATGTGCTGGTCTCATTTAAAAATAATAAATATCTTGTTTTAAACAAACACCTCCCCTTTTTGATCATCATCTCCTGCGGCTTCTGGTGTATCTTTGAGGTTATCAATATCAGGATTCAGAACTGGTTTTATATAAATCTCCCGTCGGATATATATCAACGGTATACAGGTTATCTCCTTGCATATGGGACTGTAATCCCGGCAATATATGTAACTAAAAATCTCATTTACAGCTTTATTAGCGAAATAAAAATAAAAGCTATCCGAATAAAAAACTACCCCGCTTATTCAATGATGCTCGGAGTAATAACAATACTGTTAACATGCATATACCCCGTATATTTTTTTTCTTTTGCGTGGGTATTCCTTGCTCTCATACTCGACGGTTACAACTATTTAAAGGGTTATGCTTCATTCATGAAGGATTTTGAAAAGGGTCTTGCGGGTAACTTTATTGCAACGGCACTATCAGGGCTTTTATGCGGCATTCTGTGGGAGACATGGAATTTCTGGTCTGTCTCGAAGTGGGTTTATACGGTACCTTTTTTTGAAAACTTGAAGCTCTTTGAGATGCCTGTCCCAGGTTACATCGGATTTTTGGTTTTTAGTTTTGAGGTTGTCGCGTTTTTAAATTTTTTGGAGGGGGTGCGTCTGCGACGGAGAGGCGCCATCATTGCTGCATTATCCTGCTTTATTTTTTCTGCCTTTTCATTTGTTATGATAGACAGGCATACGGTCTTCTCTTACGCAACGAAGGTTGAAAAACTCAACTTTATCGAAAAAGAAAAACTTGATTACTTTATTGCCAAAGGGGCTAAAACAAGTTACGGAATCGATCAGAACCTCCTCGATAAAAACGAGAGAGATAAAATAAATCTGCTTCACCTGAAAGGCATGGGCATGGAGAATTTTTTAAAACTGCAACAACATGGAATAAACAATATCAACGACCTTTCAATGCTTGACGATAGGGCGCTTTCCAATATTTCCCACGAAGGGAATCTCAGAAGGATGCGGGTGTATATTAGGGCGGCAAAAAATGCAGCAGGCAGCAGCAATTAGGTCTTCATAATTTCGACAGTATTTAAGATGCCGGGGAGTATCCGAGGTCCAGTATCATCTCCATATCAAGCGTTGCGTCCCTGCCGAGCGTTGTCAGGTAATTGCCTGTCATCAGAGAATTGCAGCCTGCAACAATACCAAGCGGTAAAAGCTGACGTAAATTTTTTTCTTTCCCTCCGCACAACTTAATATCCTTATCAGGAAGTATAAACCTGTAAAGAGCGATGGTGATGAGAATTTCAATCGGTGAAAGAGGGGGTATATCAGCAAGCGGCGTGCCCTGAATCGGGTTTAAAATGTTTATCGGTACGGAATCAACATCCATCTCTTTTAATGTAAAGGCAAGCTCAATTCTCTGCTCCATTGTTTCTCCAAGACCGATTATCCCTCCGCAGCATGTAGAGAGCCCTGCTTTTTTTGCATTCCTTATCGTTTCTATATCCTCTTCGTAATCATGGGTAGTGCAGATATTGTTAAAGTTACTCCTTGCCGTTTCAAGGTTATGGTGATACCGGCAGAGTCCTGCTTCTCTGAGCCTTTGCGCCCTTTCAAAGTCGAGCATGCCGAGAGAACCGCAGGGTTTGATGCCTATTTTATTAATTGCTTTTACCGCATATTCAATCTCATCCCATTCTTCTTGAGTTGCAATCTTTGTCCCGCTTGTTACAATCCCGAAGAAATGGGCGCCGTATGCATTTGCCTGTCTTGCCTTTTCGATCATCTCCTCTTTTGATATGAGGGGATATACTTCGGCATTTGTATAATGGTGTGCAGACTGTGCACAGAATTTACAGTTTTCAGGGCACAATCCTGACTTTGCGTTTACGATACAGCAAAAGGACACCGCGTTTCCTTTGAAATGATCCCTTATCTCTGATGCATATCCCATGAGCATAAAAGGTTTTTTCCTGCCAATATCGTAAAGTCTCAATGCGCTG
It encodes the following:
- a CDS encoding heterodisulfide reductase-related iron-sulfur binding cluster, translating into MDEVGRIIFWNVGGGARWITYALMVITFIALIYGLKKRYAMWKMGKPSPINFTKRLGERIGCFISNGIFHKSILREAYPGWMHFFIFWGFLILAIATGLIALQDDVVRLIFGVEFIKGNFYLIFSFLTDLAGILATIGILMAVWRRYVTKPERLDNKPDDLIVLMWILVVLVTGFLVEGARIAADPKPYEVWSFIGWYVASIFPSAEKGVTYMPHAIMWYLHMLLSFGLIVYIAYSRLLHIITSSLNMMFRGVEDNPRGAIVPIEDFENAEEFGVNSIEGFTWKQIFDLDACTRCGRCQDLCPAYASEKPLSPKKFIQDLKTEWERTAAGVKNEDGIIDTVIDEEALWSCTACLACQVNCPVSIPTFDKNIEMRRYLTLTLSKTTSETRLLFKNLQQKLDPYGMGKRQRTEWTEGLEVKNAGEEEVEYLYWVGCVASLDDRNRKVAKAFTKILQQAGVSFGILGQEETCCGDPARRCGNEELYLGIAQGNVELLNEMGIKKIITTCPHCYHTLKNEYPQIGGNFEVYHQADFISKLLKEGKLSINPSIEGTITFHDPCYLGRVNGIFDEARHVVDKVKQGNFVEMGRNHDRSFCCGGGGGRIWMEEHHKRINHLRIDEAIDISANTVVTACPYCLIMMEDAIKDKEKSETMKALDLSEVVVKGI
- the bioB gene encoding biotin synthase BioB, whose translation is MNSEFKQIQEKSIAMRGIDLDSALRLYDIGRKKPFMLMGYASEIRDHFKGNAVSFCCIVNAKSGLCPENCKFCAQSAHHYTNAEVYPLISKEEMIEKARQANAYGAHFFGIVTSGTKIATQEEWDEIEYAVKAINKIGIKPCGSLGMLDFERAQRLREAGLCRYHHNLETARSNFNNICTTHDYEEDIETIRNAKKAGLSTCCGGIIGLGETMEQRIELAFTLKEMDVDSVPINILNPIQGTPLADIPPLSPIEILITIALYRFILPDKDIKLCGGKEKNLRQLLPLGIVAGCNSLMTGNYLTTLGRDATLDMEMILDLGYSPAS
- a CDS encoding NlpC/P60 family protein translates to MRRYISIAVSVLFLLITVSNNAFSTPTANNVKQKNNQQTVTKNNQTSPEKSKSLSSVKPKKAKIGKRSVGKHTKTTGKTRKEINNSRQNEIEVTENDGEFIEYRTKKGDTIDKIAKMFNIDKDDILEANNLTGKKLSPRKVILIPKVMEEEKDDEFITLTNKHLKPWKNNEEKYMLVKVAKSFMGAPYKYGGNSVRGLDCSAFAKKIYDIFDVQIPRSARDQFKTGMKINKDDLLIGDLVFFRTKRYIKYPTHVGIFIGDGNFIHSSSGHNRIGVKIDSLSSDFYSKTYVGAVRVKQSSDESAETPKTIENASNNS
- a CDS encoding pyruvate carboxylase subunit B: MAEKRPIMITDLTLRDGHQSLFATRMKTEDMLPIAEKMDSIGFYSMEVWGGATFDVMTRFLNEDPWERVRLLKAKMPNTKFQMLLRGQNLVGYRNYADDVVEAFVEKSAEVGIDIFRVFDALNDERNFIAAFKAIKKCGKHIQGTLSYSLTEKRLGGPIFNIDYFVGKAKLIEEMGADSFCIKDMAGIISPYDAYELVTALKKNLSIPVHLHTHYTSGMASMSLLKAIEAGADGIDTCLAPFGLRSSHSAVEPFVVTLLDTPYDPKMNLELLAEVDEYFESIIPAYMSFADTTRFSVIDIGVLMHQIPGGMISNLVSQLKQAKAIHRLKEVYEEIPRTRKDMGFPPLVTPTSQIVGVQAVFNVVAGRYKMISKEVKDYFYGLYGRPPAPVDEEIRKKALKGYEKGETPIDIRPADTLEPELPKAKEALNGISDKMEDILIYALYPMTGMEFLKKKYKIQ
- a CDS encoding 4Fe-4S binding protein: MPTKIDEDACTGCGACAEVCPVDAITVDDTAKVDHELCTECGACVEECPVEAISQEE